A genomic region of Candidatus Binatus sp. contains the following coding sequences:
- a CDS encoding tetratricopeptide repeat protein has translation MADCSQCETPFPTGAKFCAACGNRVDAAGADKFWRPSDSRPRRSGFSASWIAAVSGAFLVGAALTWLLMPAGKHDRSQVAMQPTIQKRAPILNAQASGMPPGHSATSLPAGHPMARGQAHAAGTLIAKAEKQAKARPKDIEVWNRLGDVAFRSAAFDPANDDTAREAFTHVLELDPDNLDALRGLGNVSFDQRRFDKAIAAYQHYLGRKPKDVQVLTDLGTMYLAQHNSHEAIARYAAALSLEPGFFPAQFNLAVAYLLLNDTAHAREALSRARALAPGDAARTRIDLLLARIDSNEMAKSTAASKSR, from the coding sequence ATGGCCGATTGCTCACAATGCGAGACACCGTTCCCCACGGGCGCGAAGTTCTGCGCTGCGTGCGGCAATCGCGTCGATGCGGCTGGCGCGGACAAATTCTGGCGGCCAAGCGACAGCCGGCCTCGCCGCAGTGGGTTCTCAGCTTCATGGATTGCCGCAGTCAGTGGTGCGTTTTTGGTTGGCGCAGCCCTGACATGGTTGCTTATGCCTGCCGGGAAACACGATCGTTCCCAAGTTGCCATGCAGCCAACTATCCAGAAGCGTGCACCGATTTTGAACGCCCAAGCATCTGGTATGCCGCCCGGACATTCGGCGACGTCTTTACCGGCGGGGCACCCGATGGCTCGTGGTCAGGCCCACGCCGCCGGCACGCTTATCGCCAAGGCGGAGAAACAGGCCAAGGCCCGTCCCAAGGACATCGAAGTTTGGAACCGCCTCGGCGACGTGGCCTTTCGCTCCGCGGCGTTCGACCCCGCGAACGATGACACGGCGCGTGAAGCGTTCACTCACGTGCTCGAACTCGACCCCGACAATCTCGACGCCCTGCGCGGGCTCGGAAACGTATCTTTCGATCAACGACGATTCGACAAAGCGATCGCGGCGTACCAGCACTACTTGGGCCGTAAACCGAAAGACGTGCAGGTACTCACCGATCTCGGCACGATGTATTTGGCCCAGCACAACTCCCACGAGGCAATCGCACGCTACGCTGCGGCGCTCTCGCTCGAGCCGGGGTTCTTTCCAGCTCAGTTTAACCTTGCAGTGGCGTACCTGCTGCTCAATGACACCGCCCATGCACGTGAGGCGCTGTCGCGCGCGCGCGCGCTTGCACCTGGAGATGCTGCTCGCACCAGGATCGATCTGCTGTTGGCGCGGATAGATTCAAATGAAATGGCGAAGAGCACTGCTGCCAGCAAGTCGCGATGA
- a CDS encoding Kelch repeat-containing protein codes for MMMTKTSKRSKRNLPAAMWALSLLFVGLLAVLPAAGEQADSSSPARRGMLLAGGFDQFNGPTATAEFYSFKTKTFSCKFLGGVNSATGACNNTLAQARFYASVAPLPGGGALIAGGNGVGTTCLNSAEIYNSSTGKFTATGSMTDAHCFAHTTTVLQNGEVLITGGEDETGNLVNTADMYNPSSGKFDCSGLGGADPTTGYCQSTLTDARFHDTATLLEDGRVLIAGGFDGSIVNTAELFDPGTGTFTATSGTMTDSRENHTAALMVTGPRAGDVLIAGGLDADGNVLQTAELYSPTAGNFTATTSMTHARYLHTATQLDPTYVKGRGRHAGNILITGGEDGTGTVLATAEMYDPVALTFTQVGAMTTARALHTAVLITSGPKKGLVLIAGGIDNNGKTLNTAELFNPKTGKFTAIGSMQVGRSSQDGTALP; via the coding sequence ATGATGATGACTAAAACGTCGAAGCGAAGTAAGCGCAATCTGCCAGCTGCCATGTGGGCCTTGTCGCTTCTGTTCGTTGGGCTCCTTGCGGTGCTGCCTGCAGCGGGCGAGCAAGCTGACTCGAGCAGCCCAGCGCGCCGAGGCATGCTGCTTGCGGGAGGCTTTGATCAGTTCAACGGTCCGACGGCCACCGCGGAGTTTTACAGCTTTAAGACTAAAACCTTCTCCTGCAAGTTTTTAGGAGGAGTAAATTCTGCTACCGGAGCGTGCAACAACACCCTAGCGCAGGCCCGTTTCTACGCGTCGGTGGCGCCGCTACCGGGCGGCGGGGCGCTGATTGCAGGCGGCAACGGCGTCGGCACGACATGCCTCAACTCGGCGGAGATTTACAATTCGTCAACCGGTAAGTTTACCGCGACCGGTAGCATGACTGACGCCCATTGTTTCGCGCACACCACCACCGTGCTGCAGAATGGCGAGGTTCTAATCACCGGCGGAGAAGACGAAACAGGAAACCTGGTCAATACCGCGGATATGTACAATCCGTCGAGCGGCAAATTCGATTGCTCAGGGCTGGGAGGAGCCGATCCGACTACCGGCTACTGCCAAAGCACGCTGACCGATGCCCGCTTCCACGACACCGCAACGCTGTTAGAGGATGGCCGCGTGCTGATCGCGGGCGGCTTCGATGGTTCGATCGTCAATACGGCGGAGCTTTTCGACCCCGGCACGGGAACCTTCACTGCGACCAGCGGGACGATGACCGACAGCCGCGAAAACCACACCGCCGCCCTGATGGTAACCGGACCTCGGGCAGGCGACGTGCTCATCGCCGGCGGCCTCGACGCTGACGGCAACGTGCTGCAAACTGCCGAGCTCTACAGTCCGACGGCCGGCAATTTTACCGCAACCACCAGCATGACCCATGCCCGCTATCTGCATACCGCGACCCAGCTTGATCCCACTTATGTCAAAGGTCGCGGTCGCCACGCCGGAAACATCCTCATCACCGGCGGCGAAGATGGAACCGGAACCGTGCTGGCGACCGCCGAGATGTACGATCCTGTTGCCTTAACCTTCACGCAGGTTGGCGCCATGACCACTGCTCGCGCGCTCCATACGGCCGTGCTGATTACCTCGGGACCCAAGAAGGGCCTTGTCCTGATCGCCGGCGGGATCGACAACAACGGCAAGACGCTCAACACGGCTGAGCTGTTCAATCCCAAAACCGGCAAGTTCACCGCAATCGGGAGCATGCAAGTGGGGCGCTCGTCGCAGGATGGTACGGCGTTACCGTAG
- a CDS encoding NapC/NirT family cytochrome c yields the protein MWQLTGSGWLASRHAQSDHGSTENGFCAKCHSPLQASASAAFNNGVVNAGPIPQQRFQAVTCATCHPPDNITAQIGALNPDAIDGGAIAIYLWKGVNNPASYQTLSTGVNADGTSTEDLLCLNCHEQRHNFAEGKGTPMYDMMVTTHNHLIPGGGPVRCIDCHMSTYQSIGGGTTGLPVLEERFHDWNVGADLPYSCGAIGSVSNCHNSSYSKFTVTDAQNLIPYIKEQHIDWWSLPPFNGVAQAAVPAHGALVEFKVLEREISKIDAM from the coding sequence ATGTGGCAATTGACGGGCAGCGGATGGCTCGCCTCGCGGCACGCGCAGTCCGATCATGGCTCGACCGAGAACGGGTTTTGCGCAAAGTGTCATTCGCCCCTTCAAGCTTCCGCGAGTGCAGCCTTCAACAATGGAGTCGTCAATGCCGGCCCTATTCCGCAGCAGAGATTCCAAGCCGTAACCTGTGCAACGTGTCATCCTCCGGACAACATCACCGCGCAGATCGGCGCGCTGAATCCGGATGCTATAGACGGCGGGGCGATCGCAATCTATCTCTGGAAGGGCGTCAACAATCCCGCCTCCTATCAGACTCTGAGCACCGGAGTGAACGCCGACGGCACTTCGACGGAAGACCTGCTCTGCCTCAACTGCCATGAGCAGCGTCACAACTTCGCCGAGGGCAAGGGCACACCCATGTATGATATGATGGTGACCACGCACAATCATCTGATCCCTGGCGGTGGTCCTGTCCGATGCATCGATTGCCACATGTCGACCTATCAGTCCATCGGCGGCGGTACCACCGGCCTACCGGTGCTCGAGGAAAGGTTTCACGACTGGAACGTTGGCGCGGACCTTCCTTATTCCTGCGGCGCGATAGGATCAGTGTCGAACTGTCATAACAGCTCATATAGCAAGTTCACTGTAACCGACGCGCAGAACCTCATCCCGTACATTAAAGAGCAGCACATCGATTGGTGGTCCCTGCCGCCGTTCAATGGGGTGGCACAGGCCGCAGTGCCGGCGCACGGGGCGCTCGTGGAGTTCAAGGTACTAGAGCGAGAGATATCGAAAATTGACGCTATGTGA